From Streptomyces griseorubiginosus, one genomic window encodes:
- a CDS encoding FAD-binding dehydrogenase, which translates to MDADVIVVGAGLAGLVAAHELTSRGRRVALVDQENAANLGGQAFWSFGGLFLVDSPEQRRLGIKDSFDLAWSDWQGSAGFDRVDDEDSWAVRWARAYVEFAAGEKRSWLEGHGIKFLPTVGWAERGDLTAHGHGNSVPRFHIAWGTGTGVVEPFVGYAKQAARDGLLTFYHRHQVDELVIEDGTARGVRGTVLAEDDSARGVASNRDRIGDFELTAQAVVVTTGGIGANHDIVRRYWPERLGNPPTEMVTGVPAHVDGRMLDISESAGVRLVNRDRMWHYTEGIQNWDPIWPGHGIRILPGPSSLWFDALGRRLPDPCLPGYDTLGTLKHLRTTEDIAEYDHSWFILTQKIIEKEFALSGSEQNPDITAKDRAGFLKERVLGKGAPGPVDAFLRKGADFVTAPNLEQLVEKMNGLTDKALLDAATIRRQIEARDLQIANSYSKDAQVQGIRNARRYIGDRLGRVATPHRILDPAAGPLIGVKLHILTRKTLGGIQTDLDSRALGTDGKPLEGLYAAGEVAGFGGGGVHGYNALEGTFLGGCLFSGRAAGRAAAQQVG; encoded by the coding sequence ATGGATGCCGACGTCATCGTCGTCGGAGCGGGGCTCGCGGGCCTGGTCGCCGCGCACGAACTCACCAGCCGCGGCAGGAGGGTCGCCCTGGTCGACCAGGAGAACGCCGCCAACCTCGGCGGCCAGGCCTTCTGGTCCTTCGGCGGGCTCTTCCTCGTCGACTCCCCGGAGCAGCGGCGCCTCGGCATCAAGGACTCCTTCGACCTGGCCTGGAGCGACTGGCAGGGCAGCGCCGGGTTCGACCGCGTCGACGACGAGGACTCCTGGGCGGTGCGCTGGGCGCGCGCCTACGTCGAGTTCGCGGCGGGGGAGAAGCGGTCCTGGCTGGAGGGGCACGGCATCAAGTTCCTGCCCACCGTCGGCTGGGCCGAGCGCGGCGACCTCACCGCCCACGGCCACGGCAACTCCGTGCCCCGCTTCCACATCGCGTGGGGCACCGGAACCGGCGTCGTCGAGCCCTTCGTCGGGTACGCCAAGCAGGCCGCCCGCGACGGACTGCTGACCTTCTACCACCGCCACCAGGTCGACGAGCTGGTCATCGAGGACGGCACCGCGCGGGGCGTGCGCGGGACCGTGCTCGCCGAGGACGACTCCGCGCGCGGAGTGGCCTCCAACCGCGACCGGATCGGCGACTTCGAACTGACCGCCCAGGCCGTCGTCGTCACCACCGGCGGCATCGGCGCCAACCACGACATCGTCCGCCGCTACTGGCCCGAACGGCTCGGCAACCCGCCCACCGAGATGGTCACCGGCGTCCCCGCCCACGTCGACGGCCGGATGCTCGACATCAGCGAGAGCGCGGGCGTCCGCCTGGTCAACCGCGACCGCATGTGGCACTACACCGAGGGCATCCAGAACTGGGACCCGATCTGGCCGGGCCACGGCATCCGCATCCTGCCCGGCCCGTCCTCCCTGTGGTTCGACGCCCTCGGCCGCCGGCTGCCCGACCCGTGCCTGCCCGGCTACGACACCCTCGGCACCCTCAAGCACCTGCGCACCACCGAGGACATCGCGGAGTACGACCACTCCTGGTTCATCCTCACGCAGAAGATCATCGAGAAGGAGTTCGCGCTCTCCGGCTCCGAGCAGAACCCCGACATCACCGCCAAGGACCGCGCGGGCTTCCTCAAGGAGCGCGTCCTCGGCAAGGGCGCGCCGGGCCCGGTCGACGCCTTCCTGCGCAAGGGCGCGGACTTCGTGACCGCGCCGAACCTGGAGCAGCTGGTCGAGAAGATGAACGGCCTGACGGACAAGGCGCTCCTGGACGCCGCCACGATCCGCCGCCAGATCGAGGCCCGCGACCTCCAGATCGCCAACTCCTACAGCAAGGACGCCCAGGTGCAGGGCATCCGCAACGCCCGCCGCTACATCGGCGACCGCCTCGGCCGGGTCGCCACCCCGCACCGCATCCTCGACCCCGCCGCCGGCCCCCTCATCGGCGTCAAGCTGCACATCCTGACCCGCAAGACCCTCGGCGGCATCCAGACCGACCTCGACTCCCGCGCCCTGGGCACCGACGGCAAGCCGCTCGAGGGCCTGTACGCGGCGGGCGAGGTGGCCGGCTTCGGCGGCGGCGGAGTCCACGGCTACAACGCCCTGGAGGGCACCTTCCTCGGCGGCTGCCTCTTCTCGGGCCGCGCGGCCGGACGGGCGGCGGCGCAGCAGGTCGGCTGA
- a CDS encoding alpha-ketoglutarate-dependent dioxygenase AlkB family protein: MTRHLQGSLFDQTDELGLGPLDGIRRTVLGLGAWIDVLPGWLGGSDALFEQLAAEVPWRAERRKMYDHVVAVPRLLAFYGVDDALPHPVLTEARDALSARYADELGEPFTTAGLCYYRDGRDSVAWHGDRGGRGASHDTMVAIVSVGAPRDLLLRPARGGGETIRRPLGHGDLIVMGGSCQRTWEHAVPKTTRATGPRISIQFRPHGVH, encoded by the coding sequence ATGACCAGGCACCTCCAGGGCTCCCTCTTCGACCAGACCGACGAACTCGGGCTCGGCCCCCTCGACGGGATCCGCCGTACCGTGCTCGGCCTCGGTGCCTGGATCGACGTGCTGCCCGGCTGGCTGGGCGGCTCCGACGCCCTGTTCGAACAGCTGGCCGCCGAGGTGCCGTGGCGTGCGGAGCGCCGGAAGATGTACGACCACGTCGTCGCCGTACCGCGGCTGCTGGCCTTCTACGGCGTGGACGACGCCCTGCCCCACCCCGTGCTGACAGAGGCGCGGGACGCGCTTTCCGCCCGCTACGCCGACGAGCTCGGCGAGCCGTTCACGACGGCCGGGCTGTGCTACTACCGCGACGGCCGGGACAGCGTCGCCTGGCACGGCGACCGGGGCGGGCGGGGCGCGAGCCACGACACCATGGTCGCGATCGTCTCTGTGGGCGCGCCGCGCGACCTCCTGCTGCGGCCCGCGCGCGGCGGCGGCGAGACGATACGGCGACCACTCGGCCACGGCGACCTGATCGTCATGGGCGGCTCCTGCCAGCGCACCTGGGAGCACGCCGTACCGAAGACCACCCGCGCGACGGGTCCGCGCATCAGCATCCAGTTCCGCCCGCACGGCGTGCACTGA
- a CDS encoding MBL fold metallo-hydrolase — protein sequence MSAGVQQVADGTYLVHGSNTNWVILTEGSSATLIDTGYPGDREQVLASLAEVGSSPEAVTAVLITHAHNDHLGSAEYLRGTYGMPVYLHEAEVPHARREFLHQVSVGTVLKNGWRPGVLPWAVHAIRVGGTAHVPVASPQPFPAEGALDLPGRPVPVPTPGHTDGHCAFHLPERGVVISGDALVSGHPTSRVKGPQLLPDMFHHERARAVASLDVLAELEGDVLAPGHGPVHRGPVRESALQARERAL from the coding sequence ATGAGCGCGGGCGTGCAGCAAGTCGCGGACGGCACCTATCTGGTGCACGGCAGCAACACCAACTGGGTGATCCTCACCGAGGGAAGCTCCGCCACGCTCATCGACACCGGCTACCCGGGCGACCGGGAGCAGGTGCTGGCCTCCCTCGCGGAGGTGGGCAGTTCACCGGAGGCCGTCACGGCGGTGCTCATCACGCACGCCCACAACGACCACCTGGGCTCCGCCGAGTACCTGCGCGGCACCTACGGCATGCCGGTCTACCTGCACGAGGCCGAAGTGCCGCACGCGCGGCGGGAGTTCCTGCACCAGGTGTCCGTGGGGACGGTCCTGAAGAACGGCTGGCGGCCCGGTGTGCTGCCGTGGGCGGTGCACGCGATCCGCGTGGGCGGCACGGCCCATGTGCCGGTCGCCTCCCCGCAGCCGTTCCCGGCCGAGGGCGCCCTGGACCTGCCCGGCCGCCCGGTGCCCGTGCCCACCCCGGGCCACACCGACGGGCACTGCGCCTTCCACCTCCCCGAGCGCGGGGTGGTGATCTCCGGCGACGCCCTGGTGAGCGGTCACCCCACGTCCCGGGTCAAGGGTCCCCAGCTGCTGCCGGACATGTTCCACCACGAGCGCGCGCGGGCCGTCGCCTCCCTGGACGTGCTCGCCGAGCTGGAGGGCGACGTCCTCGCCCCCGGGCACGGTCCGGTCCACCGCGGTCCAGTCCGTGAATCGGCACTTCAGGCCAGGGAGCGTGCGCTCTAA
- a CDS encoding TetR/AcrR family transcriptional regulator: MAVEETTRRVTRRRVRTRANLLDAAFEVFAAKGFGRVSIEEVCEAAGYSRGAFYSNFDSLDELFFALYQQRAELIAEQVSGALALDGPGLDVPAAVDRVTEVLLLDRDWLLVKTDFLVHAARAPEVARTLLEHRARLRRAIADRLARARGHAELPAVLVDVEGAAHAVVAAYDGVTVQLLLDGDLERARVWLKQLLTALLTDGSDTTE, from the coding sequence ATGGCGGTGGAGGAGACGACCAGGCGCGTGACCAGGCGCCGGGTCCGCACGCGGGCCAACCTGCTCGACGCGGCCTTCGAGGTCTTCGCCGCCAAGGGCTTCGGGCGGGTGTCGATCGAGGAGGTCTGCGAGGCGGCCGGCTACAGCCGGGGCGCCTTCTACTCGAACTTCGACAGCCTCGACGAGCTGTTCTTCGCCCTGTACCAGCAGCGCGCCGAGCTGATCGCGGAGCAGGTCTCCGGTGCCCTCGCCCTCGACGGACCGGGGCTCGACGTCCCGGCCGCCGTCGACCGGGTCACCGAGGTGCTGCTCCTGGACCGGGACTGGCTGCTGGTGAAGACCGACTTCCTGGTGCACGCGGCCCGCGCGCCCGAGGTCGCCCGGACCCTGCTCGAACACCGGGCCCGCCTCAGGCGGGCGATCGCCGACCGGCTGGCACGCGCGCGTGGGCACGCCGAACTGCCCGCCGTGCTGGTCGACGTGGAGGGCGCCGCGCACGCCGTGGTCGCCGCCTACGACGGGGTCACCGTCCAACTGCTGCTGGACGGGGACCTGGAGCGGGCCCGCGTCTGGCTCAAGCAACTGCTCACCGCGCTGCTCACCGACGGCAGCGACACCACCGAATGA
- a CDS encoding M1 family metallopeptidase: MPKAVRRTFVLVTTPVTLVALLGAAAPPSTGSPGVGDPYFPLAGNGGYHVEHYGLTLGYDPASRHLDGRAVLTARATQRLTRFDLDFKGLTVTALTVGHTKAAFRRDGQELVVTPRHALRKGERFTVTVSYKGKPGPVTDPDGSLDGWIPTDDGAFVAGEPQGAMTWFPANNHPKDKSSYDFTITVPQGRTAVANGVLLSQRTTHGKTTFRWRQSEPMAAYLATATVGKFKVEQFTTRNGIRVYNAVDSREAAAAAPVLKKLPSVLEWESKLFGPYPFRAAGSIVDHAPNVGYALETQSRPVYDRAPDLSTLVHENAHQWFGDSVSLTSWKDIWLNEGFATYAEWLYAEQHGGDSAQKTFDELYAKPASDELWEFPPGNPGSGANIFGTPVYARGAMTLHVLRTTVGDRAFFGILRAWAAGHRDGHGTTAQFERLAERVSGKKLDELFRTWLSTPGKPNRP; the protein is encoded by the coding sequence GTGCCGAAGGCCGTCAGACGCACCTTCGTCCTCGTCACCACCCCCGTCACCCTCGTGGCCCTGCTCGGCGCCGCGGCACCCCCGTCGACGGGTTCTCCGGGAGTGGGCGACCCCTACTTCCCGCTCGCCGGCAACGGCGGATACCACGTCGAGCACTACGGCCTGACGCTCGGTTACGACCCCGCGAGCCGCCATCTCGACGGCAGGGCGGTCCTCACCGCCCGCGCCACCCAGCGCCTGACCCGCTTCGACCTCGACTTCAAGGGACTCACCGTCACCGCCCTGACGGTCGGTCACACCAAGGCCGCCTTCCGCCGCGACGGCCAGGAACTCGTCGTCACCCCGCGGCACGCCCTGCGCAAGGGGGAACGCTTCACCGTCACCGTCTCCTACAAGGGCAAGCCCGGCCCCGTCACCGACCCGGACGGCTCGCTCGACGGCTGGATCCCCACCGACGACGGCGCGTTCGTCGCCGGGGAGCCGCAGGGCGCCATGACCTGGTTCCCGGCGAACAACCACCCCAAGGACAAGTCGTCGTACGACTTCACGATCACCGTCCCCCAGGGACGCACCGCGGTCGCCAACGGGGTGCTCCTCTCCCAGCGGACCACGCACGGGAAGACCACGTTCCGCTGGCGCCAGAGCGAGCCCATGGCCGCCTACCTGGCCACCGCGACCGTCGGGAAGTTCAAGGTGGAGCAGTTCACCACCAGGAACGGGATCCGCGTCTACAACGCCGTCGACTCGCGCGAGGCCGCCGCCGCGGCCCCCGTCCTCAAGAAGCTGCCCTCCGTCCTGGAATGGGAGAGCAAGCTCTTCGGGCCCTACCCGTTCCGCGCCGCCGGCTCGATCGTGGACCACGCCCCGAACGTCGGCTACGCGCTGGAGACCCAGTCCCGTCCCGTCTACGACCGGGCGCCCGACCTCAGCACCCTCGTCCACGAGAACGCCCACCAGTGGTTCGGCGACTCCGTGTCGCTGACCTCCTGGAAGGACATCTGGCTCAACGAGGGCTTCGCGACCTACGCGGAATGGCTCTACGCCGAGCAGCACGGCGGGGACAGCGCGCAGAAGACCTTCGACGAGCTCTACGCGAAGCCCGCGAGCGACGAACTGTGGGAGTTCCCGCCCGGCAATCCCGGCAGCGGCGCCAACATCTTCGGCACCCCCGTCTACGCCCGCGGCGCCATGACCCTCCACGTGCTGCGCACGACCGTGGGCGACCGGGCGTTCTTCGGGATCCTCCGTGCCTGGGCGGCCGGACACCGTGACGGCCACGGGACCACCGCGCAGTTCGAGCGACTTGCGGAACGGGTTTCGGGGAAGAAGCTGGACGAACTGTTCCGGACCTGGCTCTCCACGCCCGGCAAGCCGAACAGGCCCTAG
- a CDS encoding universal stress protein, with protein MTRPITAGIDGTEESLAALGWAAREAVRRGTGLRVVHAWRFQPYEGIDAGDRDTQAGWARDAMTEAVRTVTGRHTGLEVDTDLVEGGSVDVLVAAAADSELLVLGSRGHGPVVGFLVGSVGQQVIAEATRPVVLVRAGDQATAEAAGREIVVGQEGAPEDSAETLRFAFETAAARGATVRAVRAWTLPPVFAYSPGSLKLLDEAGGLEPYEKKALASALQPWRERFPDVPVVEHVEMGSAGQVLLSVTARAQLMVVGRRARRTAVGARIGSVAYGVLHHADCPVAVVPHT; from the coding sequence ATGACCCGCCCGATCACCGCAGGCATCGACGGAACCGAGGAGAGCCTCGCCGCACTGGGCTGGGCCGCCCGGGAGGCGGTCCGGCGAGGCACGGGACTGCGGGTGGTGCACGCCTGGCGGTTCCAGCCGTACGAGGGGATCGACGCCGGGGACCGGGACACCCAGGCGGGCTGGGCGCGGGACGCCATGACCGAGGCCGTGCGGACCGTCACGGGGCGGCACACCGGCCTCGAGGTGGACACCGATCTGGTGGAGGGCGGCAGCGTCGATGTGCTGGTCGCCGCCGCGGCCGACTCCGAACTGCTGGTCCTGGGCTCCCGCGGACACGGGCCGGTGGTCGGCTTCCTGGTGGGCTCGGTCGGCCAACAGGTGATCGCCGAGGCGACCCGGCCCGTCGTCCTGGTCCGCGCCGGCGACCAGGCCACCGCGGAGGCCGCGGGACGCGAGATCGTCGTGGGCCAGGAGGGCGCCCCGGAGGACAGCGCCGAGACCCTGCGGTTCGCCTTCGAGACGGCGGCCGCCCGGGGAGCCACCGTGCGCGCCGTGCGGGCCTGGACGCTGCCGCCGGTGTTCGCCTACAGCCCCGGCTCGCTCAAGCTGCTCGACGAGGCCGGGGGCCTGGAGCCGTACGAGAAGAAGGCCCTGGCCTCCGCGCTCCAGCCGTGGCGGGAGCGCTTTCCCGACGTGCCGGTGGTCGAACACGTGGAGATGGGCAGCGCGGGGCAGGTGCTGCTGTCGGTGACCGCGCGGGCCCAGCTGATGGTCGTCGGCCGCCGGGCCCGCCGTACCGCCGTGGGAGCGCGGATCGGCTCGGTCGCCTACGGCGTGCTGCACCACGCGGACTGCCCGGTGGCCGTGGTGCCGCACACCTGA
- a CDS encoding L,D-transpeptidase family protein produces the protein MITRRTHVALLAASLLLTGCGGGAVASTQGAPAPSRETPEPTPSPDISLEVAPQQIPGLGPRTLAKVPADARQAVVVTGEDRGSSDSTVVLYQRTEAGWRAGASWPAHNALKGWTDHHLAGDLHSPIGVYTLTDAGGLLRDPGTKLPYDRSSSFTAPGTGFEGEPLAGSFDYVIAINYNRRPGTSPLDWTRPMGAGRGGGIWLHVDHGGPTHGCVSVAAEHMKELLRTLDPDLHPVVVMGDGASLAR, from the coding sequence ATGATCACACGCAGAACCCACGTGGCCCTGCTCGCCGCGTCCCTGCTTCTCACCGGATGCGGCGGCGGCGCCGTGGCCAGCACACAGGGCGCGCCCGCGCCCTCTCGGGAGACCCCGGAACCCACTCCCTCTCCGGACATCTCCCTCGAGGTCGCTCCCCAGCAGATCCCCGGCCTCGGGCCCAGGACCTTGGCGAAGGTACCGGCCGACGCCCGGCAGGCCGTCGTCGTCACCGGCGAGGACCGTGGCTCCTCGGACTCGACCGTCGTCCTGTACCAGCGCACCGAGGCCGGCTGGCGGGCCGGCGCGAGCTGGCCCGCGCACAACGCCCTCAAGGGCTGGACCGACCACCACCTGGCCGGCGACCTGCACTCACCGATCGGCGTCTACACCCTCACGGACGCCGGAGGGCTGCTCAGGGACCCCGGCACGAAACTGCCGTACGACCGCTCCTCCAGCTTCACCGCACCGGGCACGGGCTTCGAGGGCGAGCCGCTGGCCGGGTCCTTCGACTACGTGATCGCCATCAACTACAACCGGCGGCCCGGCACCTCACCCCTGGACTGGACCCGCCCGATGGGGGCGGGCCGCGGCGGCGGCATCTGGCTCCACGTCGACCACGGCGGGCCCACCCACGGCTGTGTGAGCGTCGCCGCGGAGCACATGAAGGAGCTGCTCCGCACCCTGGACCCGGACCTGCACCCCGTCGTCGTCATGGGCGACGGCGCGTCCCTGGCCCGCTGA
- a CDS encoding DUF4032 domain-containing protein, with product MALQISATNPEHPALLLELPWHLPLEEWPDEVLVPLPRGISRHVVRYARAGDEVIAVKELAERPALREYELLRDLDRLGIPAVDPLAVVTGRTDAEEAPLESVLVTRHLGGSMPYRSMFETTMRPATMHRLMDALAVLLVRLHLAGFAWGDCSLSNTLFRRDAGAYAAYLVDAETGDLHPQLSPGQRDYDLDLARVNISGELLDLEASGALHPSVDAIEFGMEICSRYGKLWEELTRRSVYPAGKYHFIERRIRRLNDLGFDVAEMQIEHAPNGDSVTFVPKVVDAGHHQRQLLRLTGLDTEENQARRLLNDLESWMATQDDYAPGDPLGARPEVLAHRWVRDVFRPTVRAVPLEMRGSMDPAEIYHELLEHRWYLSERAQHDIGLDTAVDDYIKNILPKARETLQPTPATAE from the coding sequence ATGGCACTGCAGATCAGCGCGACGAATCCGGAGCATCCCGCGCTCCTGCTCGAACTGCCGTGGCACCTGCCGCTGGAGGAGTGGCCGGACGAGGTCCTGGTCCCGCTGCCGCGCGGCATCTCCCGGCACGTGGTGCGCTACGCCCGCGCCGGCGACGAGGTCATCGCCGTCAAGGAGCTGGCCGAGCGCCCGGCGCTGCGCGAGTACGAGCTGCTGCGCGACCTGGACCGGCTGGGCATCCCCGCCGTCGATCCGCTGGCCGTGGTCACCGGGCGCACCGACGCCGAGGAGGCCCCGCTGGAGTCGGTGCTGGTCACCCGGCATCTGGGCGGCTCGATGCCGTACCGCTCGATGTTCGAGACGACCATGCGGCCGGCCACCATGCACCGCCTGATGGACGCGCTGGCCGTCCTCCTGGTCCGGCTGCACCTGGCCGGGTTCGCCTGGGGCGACTGCTCCCTGTCCAACACCCTGTTCCGGCGCGACGCGGGCGCCTACGCCGCCTACCTCGTGGACGCGGAGACCGGCGACCTGCATCCGCAGCTCAGCCCCGGCCAGCGGGACTACGACCTCGACCTCGCCCGCGTCAACATCAGCGGTGAACTGCTGGACCTGGAGGCCTCGGGGGCGCTGCACCCCTCCGTCGACGCGATCGAGTTCGGCATGGAGATCTGCTCGCGCTACGGCAAGCTGTGGGAGGAGCTGACCCGCCGGTCGGTGTATCCGGCGGGCAAGTACCACTTCATCGAGCGCCGGATCCGGCGGCTCAACGACCTCGGATTCGACGTCGCCGAGATGCAGATCGAGCACGCCCCGAACGGCGACTCGGTCACGTTCGTGCCGAAGGTCGTGGACGCCGGTCACCACCAGCGCCAACTGCTGCGCCTGACGGGCCTGGACACCGAGGAGAACCAGGCCCGGCGGCTGCTGAACGACCTGGAGAGCTGGATGGCCACCCAGGACGACTACGCCCCGGGCGACCCGCTCGGCGCCCGCCCGGAGGTGCTCGCCCACCGCTGGGTGCGGGACGTGTTCCGGCCCACCGTGCGGGCCGTGCCGCTGGAGATGCGCGGCTCGATGGACCCGGCCGAGATCTACCACGAGCTGCTGGAGCACCGCTGGTACCTGTCCGAGCGGGCCCAGCACGACATCGGGCTCGACACGGCCGTGGACGACTACATCAAGAACATCCTCCCCAAGGCCCGCGAGACGCTCCAGCCCACCCCCGCCACCGCGGAGTGA
- a CDS encoding DUF488 domain-containing protein, translated as MSVRIRRVYESPEPEDGVRVLVDRLWPRGLSKNAARVDEWPKALTPSTELRRWYHAGEGSYEEFAERYEAELAAPEAAELLERVRELTRKGDVTLLTASKTPEQSHATVLVRLLES; from the coding sequence GTGAGCGTGCGCATCCGTCGTGTCTATGAATCTCCGGAGCCGGAGGACGGCGTCCGGGTCCTGGTCGACCGGTTGTGGCCGCGCGGCCTGTCGAAGAACGCGGCCCGCGTGGACGAGTGGCCGAAGGCGCTCACCCCGTCGACGGAGCTGCGCCGCTGGTACCACGCGGGCGAGGGCTCCTACGAGGAGTTCGCCGAGCGGTACGAGGCGGAGCTGGCCGCTCCCGAGGCCGCTGAACTCCTGGAGCGGGTGCGGGAGTTGACGCGCAAGGGCGACGTGACCCTGCTGACCGCGTCGAAGACGCCGGAGCAGAGTCACGCCACCGTGCTGGTGCGCCTGTTGGAGTCCTAG
- a CDS encoding response regulator transcription factor gives MCAHVLVAEDDEMQAELIRRSLLAEGHTATVVHDGRAALDAARRIAPDLVVLDLMLPVVDGFGVCRVLRRDADIPVVMLTARSEEDDVLLGLELGADDYMTKPYSPRELMARIRTVLRRSGRGADTERREDPVVRAAGLSVDPVRHEVRCDGAPVECTPAEFEILLAMVAEPERVFSRRQLLEVTRGTDRASTERAVDVHIMNLRRKIEADPRRPARLLTVFGVGYKLSGGRG, from the coding sequence GTGTGCGCACATGTGCTGGTCGCCGAGGACGACGAGATGCAGGCCGAACTCATACGACGGTCCCTGCTCGCGGAGGGCCACACGGCCACCGTGGTCCACGACGGGCGGGCCGCCCTGGACGCGGCCCGGCGGATCGCCCCCGACCTCGTCGTCCTGGACCTGATGCTGCCGGTCGTCGACGGCTTCGGGGTGTGCCGGGTGCTGCGCCGGGACGCCGACATCCCCGTCGTGATGCTCACCGCGCGGTCCGAGGAGGACGACGTCCTGCTGGGCCTGGAACTGGGCGCCGACGACTACATGACCAAGCCGTACAGTCCGCGCGAGCTGATGGCCCGCATCCGGACCGTGCTGCGGCGCAGCGGGCGGGGCGCCGACACCGAGCGGCGCGAGGATCCCGTCGTGCGTGCCGCGGGCCTGTCCGTCGATCCGGTGCGGCACGAGGTGCGCTGTGACGGGGCGCCGGTGGAGTGCACGCCGGCCGAGTTCGAGATCCTGCTGGCCATGGTCGCCGAGCCCGAACGGGTCTTCTCGCGCCGCCAGTTGCTGGAGGTCACCCGGGGCACCGACCGGGCCTCCACCGAACGGGCCGTGGACGTGCACATCATGAACCTGCGCCGCAAGATCGAGGCCGATCCGCGCCGTCCGGCCAGGCTGCTGACGGTGTTCGGGGTGGGCTACAAACTCAGCGGCGGCCGCGGATGA